A genomic segment from Actinoplanes sichuanensis encodes:
- a CDS encoding PH domain-containing protein encodes MAFPEDVLADEEEIVLHLRPHWKAVVLPTIVLLLAVAGLIMGVVLLPSTDGGRIGLLLVAAIMAYYGGRYGLYPLLDWRCTEFVLTGERLLTQRGIVDRERRDLPLNRINDHSMTQSLLDRLFGSGTLTIDSIGDQRAVLAGVPAAPLVQTTLYELIELAPAAEPDEEEEEEQPQRGSSSGRRSR; translated from the coding sequence GTGGCGTTCCCGGAGGATGTTCTGGCGGACGAGGAGGAGATCGTCCTCCACCTGCGTCCGCACTGGAAGGCAGTGGTGCTGCCGACCATCGTGCTGCTGCTGGCCGTGGCCGGTCTGATCATGGGTGTGGTGCTGCTGCCGTCGACCGACGGCGGCCGGATCGGCCTGCTGCTGGTCGCGGCGATCATGGCCTACTACGGCGGTCGGTACGGGTTGTACCCGCTGCTCGACTGGCGCTGCACCGAGTTCGTGCTGACCGGCGAGCGCCTGCTGACCCAGCGGGGCATCGTCGACCGGGAGCGGCGTGACCTGCCGCTCAACCGGATCAACGACCACTCGATGACCCAGTCACTGCTGGACCGTCTCTTCGGCAGCGGCACGCTCACCATCGACTCGATCGGGGATCAGCGGGCCGTGCTGGCCGGGGTCCCCGCCGCGCCGCTGGTGCAGACCACCCTCTATGAGCTGATCGAGCTGGCGCCGGCGGCCGAGCCGGACGAGGAGGAAGAGGAAGAGCAGCCTCAGCGCGGGTCGAGCTCGGGCCGCAGATCGAGGTGA
- a CDS encoding GtrA family protein produces the protein MPSASPLTERLRRLAPEAIAFGIIGAGNTLLYLAIYWVAMPIGPVKASVLATVITTTLAYVANRYWTYRHHTRTALRREYTLFFGFNLVGMVIQSGMTYLGKYGFGLSEHDDKFLLLGMTTLGIGIATIFRFWAYRTFVFLKPPVDGHEGAITDMDATAGFAELSAIDEPGSVAHLDLRPELDPR, from the coding sequence ATGCCCTCAGCCAGTCCGCTGACGGAACGCCTCCGCCGGCTCGCCCCCGAAGCCATCGCCTTCGGCATCATCGGGGCCGGCAACACGCTGCTGTATCTCGCGATCTACTGGGTGGCGATGCCGATCGGGCCGGTGAAGGCGAGTGTCCTCGCCACGGTCATCACCACCACCCTGGCGTACGTGGCGAACCGTTACTGGACCTACCGGCACCACACGCGGACCGCGCTGCGCCGGGAGTACACGCTGTTCTTCGGGTTCAACCTGGTCGGCATGGTCATCCAGTCCGGCATGACCTACCTCGGCAAGTACGGGTTCGGCCTCTCCGAGCACGACGACAAGTTCCTGCTGCTCGGCATGACGACGCTCGGCATCGGCATCGCCACGATCTTCCGCTTCTGGGCGTACCGGACGTTCGTCTTCCTGAAGCCGCCGGTCGACGGCCACGAGGGCGCCATCACCGACATGGACGCGACCGCCGGGTTCGCCGAGCTGAGCGCGATCGACGAGCCGGGCAGCGTGGCTCACCTCGATCTGCGGCCCGAGCTCGACCCGCGCTGA
- a CDS encoding GtrA family protein, with protein MSRRPVKTRQRGRRWVTSPGTLGSVPPKLPQAFTLRSRITGLVRELGKFGIVGGIAFTVDFVLFNVLLWAGLEPLIAKAASTVVATTIAFFGNRFWTWRDSEHTSMARQYTTFFVLNLIGLGIALACLAISHYGLGQIWPQLQSPLADNIAGVGVGTVLGTMFRFWSYRRFVFRVTAAPASVSQ; from the coding sequence ATGTCGAGACGTCCGGTTAAGACCCGGCAACGAGGACGGCGCTGGGTGACCAGCCCCGGTACCCTCGGATCCGTGCCCCCCAAACTTCCCCAGGCGTTCACGCTGCGCTCCCGGATCACGGGACTCGTCCGCGAGTTGGGCAAATTCGGCATCGTCGGCGGGATCGCCTTCACCGTCGACTTCGTGCTCTTCAACGTCCTGCTGTGGGCCGGACTGGAGCCGTTGATCGCCAAGGCCGCCTCCACCGTGGTGGCCACCACCATCGCGTTCTTCGGCAACCGGTTCTGGACCTGGCGTGACAGTGAGCACACCAGCATGGCCCGGCAGTACACGACTTTCTTCGTACTGAATCTGATCGGCCTGGGTATCGCTCTGGCATGCCTCGCGATCAGCCATTACGGCCTCGGGCAGATCTGGCCGCAGTTGCAGAGCCCGCTCGCCGACAACATCGCCGGCGTCGGAGTCGGGACAGTACTCGGTACCATGTTCCGCTTCTGGTCCTACCGCCGATTCGTCTTCCGGGTCACTGCCGCCCCGGCGTCAGTTTCCCAGTGA
- a CDS encoding sigma-70 family RNA polymerase sigma factor has product MTIPGDDADSDTGLLAAVRAGDTAAYGTLYERHHVAARKFAFGLVHDPADVDDLVAETFTKVFATLRAGRGPLVAFRAYLHTTMRHLRYQRVRLDRRLEFTDDLTRYDAGEPFSDPALDRLERTFAAAAFRQLPERWRDVLWQTEIEGSTPAELAPRMGLTPNAVAVLAHRAREGLRSLYLQQHVAAADHPECRWAGERLGGQVRGRLAPRDAHRMRTHLGWCSECRNRLAEIREVDGFRHAPYRQRHHVETSG; this is encoded by the coding sequence ATGACGATCCCGGGCGACGACGCGGACTCGGACACCGGCCTGTTGGCCGCGGTCCGGGCCGGCGACACCGCCGCGTACGGCACGCTCTACGAGCGGCACCACGTGGCAGCCCGCAAGTTCGCCTTCGGACTGGTCCACGATCCCGCCGACGTCGACGACCTGGTGGCCGAAACGTTCACCAAGGTGTTCGCCACGCTGCGCGCCGGCCGGGGACCCCTGGTGGCGTTCCGCGCCTACCTGCACACCACCATGCGGCACCTCAGATACCAACGGGTGCGGCTGGACCGGCGACTGGAGTTCACCGATGACCTGACCCGGTACGACGCCGGCGAGCCGTTCAGCGACCCGGCCCTGGACCGACTGGAGCGCACCTTCGCCGCGGCCGCCTTCCGGCAACTACCCGAGCGCTGGCGGGACGTGCTGTGGCAGACCGAGATCGAGGGCAGCACCCCCGCCGAACTGGCACCCCGGATGGGCCTCACCCCGAACGCGGTCGCCGTCCTCGCCCATCGCGCCCGCGAGGGTCTACGCAGCCTCTATCTCCAGCAGCACGTGGCCGCGGCCGACCACCCGGAGTGCCGCTGGGCCGGCGAGCGGCTCGGCGGCCAGGTGCGGGGCAGACTCGCCCCACGTGACGCGCATCGCATGCGAACCCACCTCGGATGGTGCTCGGAGTGCCGCAACAGGCTCGCCGAGATCCGTGAAGTCGACGGATTCCGTCACGCTCCGTATCGGCAGCGTCACCATGTCGAGACGTCCGGTTAA
- a CDS encoding phosphoenolpyruvate carboxykinase (GTP): MTQPPTSHPRLLAWIDEVAALTTPDRIVWCDGSEAEWTRLTDELVESGALVRLDDEKKPNSFWARTDPSDVARVEERTYICSVDEADAGPTNNWMDPAEMKQLMTGLYRGCMTGRTMYVVPFCMGPLDAAEPMFGVELTDSPYVVASMRIMTRMGAEVLTALETANADFVPALHSIGAPLTAGQEDVAWPCNETKYISHFPETREIWSFGSGYGGNSLLGKKCFALRIASVAARDEGWLAEHMLIMKLTSPEGVVRYIAGAFPSACGKTNLAMLEPTLDGWKVETVGDDIAWMRFGEDGRLWATNPEFGLFGVAPGTDFHTNPNAMRTLAKGNSVFTNVALTDDGDIWWEGMGEPPAHLTDWKGKDWTPESDAVSSHPNSRFCTPIEQCPILADEYHDPRGVPIDAILFGGRRKTTIPLVSEARDWVHGVYLGATLSSETTAAAVGQVGVVRRDPMAMLPFIGYHAGDYFQHWIDMAKGASGDAAKLPKVFYVNWFRRGDDGRFLWPGFGENSRVLKWVCERLDGKGDAVETPIGHVPTPEALDLTGLDLDPADLAAALRVDPAEWAAEIPQVTEWFNKFGDKLPVVLWAELDALKARLADA, from the coding sequence TTGACTCAGCCCCCTACCTCGCACCCGCGATTGCTCGCGTGGATCGACGAGGTCGCCGCCCTGACCACACCCGACCGCATCGTCTGGTGCGACGGTTCCGAGGCCGAGTGGACCCGTCTCACCGATGAGCTCGTCGAGTCCGGTGCCCTGGTCCGACTCGATGACGAGAAGAAGCCGAACTCGTTCTGGGCGCGCACCGACCCGTCCGATGTGGCGCGCGTCGAGGAGCGCACGTACATCTGCTCGGTCGACGAGGCCGACGCCGGTCCCACCAACAACTGGATGGACCCGGCCGAGATGAAGCAGCTGATGACCGGGCTCTACCGGGGCTGCATGACCGGTCGGACGATGTACGTCGTCCCGTTCTGCATGGGCCCGCTCGACGCGGCCGAGCCGATGTTCGGCGTCGAGCTGACCGACAGCCCGTACGTGGTGGCCAGCATGCGGATCATGACCCGGATGGGCGCCGAGGTCCTCACGGCCCTCGAGACGGCGAACGCGGATTTCGTGCCGGCACTGCACTCGATCGGCGCGCCGTTGACCGCGGGCCAGGAGGACGTCGCCTGGCCGTGCAACGAGACGAAGTACATCTCGCACTTCCCGGAGACCCGGGAGATCTGGTCGTTCGGCTCGGGTTACGGGGGCAACTCGCTGCTGGGCAAGAAGTGTTTCGCGCTGCGGATCGCCAGTGTGGCCGCCCGTGACGAGGGCTGGCTCGCCGAGCACATGTTGATCATGAAGCTGACCTCGCCGGAAGGCGTCGTCCGGTACATCGCCGGCGCGTTCCCGTCGGCGTGCGGCAAGACCAACCTCGCGATGCTGGAGCCGACTCTCGACGGGTGGAAGGTCGAGACCGTCGGTGACGACATCGCCTGGATGCGGTTCGGCGAGGACGGCCGGCTATGGGCCACGAACCCCGAGTTCGGCCTGTTCGGCGTCGCACCCGGCACCGACTTCCACACCAACCCGAACGCGATGCGCACCCTGGCCAAGGGCAACTCGGTCTTCACCAACGTGGCGCTCACCGACGACGGCGACATCTGGTGGGAGGGCATGGGCGAGCCGCCCGCGCACCTGACCGACTGGAAGGGCAAGGACTGGACGCCCGAGTCGGACGCGGTCTCCAGCCACCCGAACAGCCGGTTCTGCACGCCGATCGAGCAGTGCCCGATCCTCGCCGACGAGTACCACGACCCGCGTGGCGTACCGATCGACGCGATCCTCTTCGGTGGCCGCCGTAAGACCACCATCCCGCTGGTCAGCGAGGCCCGCGACTGGGTGCACGGGGTCTACCTGGGCGCCACCCTGTCGTCGGAGACCACCGCGGCCGCGGTCGGCCAGGTCGGCGTGGTCCGCCGCGACCCGATGGCGATGCTGCCGTTCATCGGCTACCACGCCGGCGACTACTTCCAGCACTGGATCGACATGGCCAAGGGCGCGTCCGGCGACGCCGCCAAGCTGCCGAAGGTGTTCTACGTCAACTGGTTCCGCCGCGGCGACGACGGTCGGTTCCTGTGGCCCGGATTCGGCGAGAACAGCCGCGTCCTCAAATGGGTCTGCGAGCGTCTCGACGGCAAGGGCGACGCGGTCGAGACACCGATCGGTCACGTGCCGACCCCGGAGGCGCTCGACCTGACCGGGCTGGACCTCGACCCGGCCGACCTGGCGGCGGCGCTGCGGGTCGACCCGGCCGAGTGGGCCGCGGAGATCCCGCAGGTCACCGAGTGGTTCAACAAGTTCGGCGACAAGCTGCCGGTCGTGCTCTGGGCCGAGCTCGACGCGTTGAAGGCGCGACTCGCCGACGCATGA
- a CDS encoding isoprenyl transferase, translating to MSLRSLVYTFYERRLAGKLAGKPVPKHIGVMCDGNRRWAREMGFVDPNDGHRVGATRVKDLLTWCDQSGIEHVTLYLLATDNLRRPAAELDPLVKIIEDLATELAEEGNPWRLRMVGALDILPAATAATLKAAQEKTRDRCDGVEVNMAVGYGGRREITDAVRSLLYEHAATGGTIEELAEILDVEHIAEHLYTRGQPDPDLVIRTSGEQRLSGFLLWQSAHSEFYFHDANWPDFRRIDFLRALRSYASRQRRYGA from the coding sequence ATGAGTCTGCGTTCTCTGGTCTACACCTTTTACGAACGGCGGCTGGCGGGGAAGCTGGCCGGCAAGCCCGTGCCCAAACACATCGGCGTGATGTGCGACGGCAACCGCCGGTGGGCCCGGGAGATGGGCTTCGTCGACCCCAACGACGGCCACCGTGTCGGCGCGACCCGGGTCAAGGACCTGCTGACCTGGTGCGACCAGTCGGGTATCGAGCACGTCACGCTCTACCTGCTGGCCACCGACAACCTGCGCCGCCCGGCCGCCGAGCTGGACCCCCTCGTCAAGATCATCGAGGATCTCGCGACCGAGCTCGCCGAGGAGGGCAACCCCTGGCGGCTGCGCATGGTCGGCGCCCTCGACATCCTGCCCGCCGCCACCGCCGCCACCCTGAAGGCCGCGCAGGAGAAGACCCGCGACCGTTGCGACGGTGTCGAGGTCAACATGGCGGTGGGCTACGGCGGCCGCCGCGAGATCACCGACGCGGTCCGCTCCCTGCTCTACGAGCACGCGGCCACCGGCGGCACCATCGAGGAGCTGGCCGAGATCCTCGACGTCGAGCACATCGCCGAGCACCTCTACACCCGCGGCCAGCCCGACCCCGACCTGGTCATCCGCACGTCCGGCGAGCAGCGCCTGTCCGGCTTCCTGCTGTGGCAGTCGGCCCACTCGGAGTTCTACTTCCACGACGCCAACTGGCCCGACTTCCGTCGGATCGACTTCCTCCGGGCCTTGCGCTCCTACGCTTCCCGCCAGCGCCGCTACGGCGCCTGA
- the otsB gene encoding trehalose-phosphatase, which yields MAETVRPIHPLTTDEAWAFTASRASATTFFFDFDGVLSPVTDDPDASQPVPEVLGVLERLADSVARVAIVSARPVSFLRSRFADLDHVDLHGLYGLEVWHDGQVVTEPAALDFVPAMTELADQARTELPAEILVEYKRLSVALHYRTAPDQGRTVERWAHEQAERLGLRIQHGRMVVELKPPVDQDKGMVITEGVRNAGCAWYFGDDMSDIKAFDALRAREAVDPAFFGMAVAVANPETGAEVSSAADLTLESPDAVAAFLTEGLRRF from the coding sequence GTGGCAGAGACTGTGCGTCCGATACACCCGCTGACCACCGACGAAGCGTGGGCGTTCACCGCGTCCCGCGCCTCCGCTACCACGTTCTTCTTCGACTTCGACGGTGTCCTCTCACCCGTCACCGACGACCCAGACGCCTCCCAGCCGGTGCCCGAAGTGCTCGGCGTCCTGGAGCGTCTGGCCGACTCGGTCGCCCGGGTGGCCATCGTTTCCGCCCGGCCGGTCAGTTTCCTGCGTTCCCGGTTCGCCGACCTCGACCACGTCGACCTGCACGGCCTCTACGGCCTGGAGGTCTGGCACGACGGCCAGGTCGTCACCGAGCCGGCCGCCCTCGACTTCGTGCCGGCCATGACCGAGCTGGCCGACCAGGCCCGCACCGAGCTTCCCGCCGAGATCCTCGTGGAATACAAGCGGTTGTCCGTGGCCCTGCACTACCGCACCGCCCCCGATCAGGGCCGCACCGTCGAGCGCTGGGCCCACGAGCAGGCCGAGCGGCTCGGTCTACGCATCCAGCACGGCCGCATGGTGGTCGAGCTGAAGCCCCCGGTCGACCAGGACAAGGGCATGGTGATCACCGAGGGCGTCCGCAACGCCGGCTGCGCCTGGTATTTCGGCGACGACATGTCCGACATCAAGGCGTTCGACGCGCTCCGCGCCCGCGAGGCGGTCGACCCGGCCTTCTTCGGCATGGCGGTCGCCGTCGCCAACCCGGAGACCGGCGCCGAGGTCTCCAGCGCCGCCGACCTGACCCTCGAATCCCCCGACGCGGTGGCCGCCTTCCTGACCGAGGGCCTTCGCCGCTTCTGA
- a CDS encoding PhoH family protein: MTSRRTDAGVDQNPAEKVSSSRASTGRRRTRDRHADAEPATAGRVFVLDTSVLLSDPAAFRRFTDHEVVVPLVVISELEGKRHHPELGWFARQSLRMLDELRIKFGRLDQPVLCNDEGGTLRVELNHADQSALPQGFRNDSNDTRILSVALGLAAEGREVTLVSKDMPLRVKAASVGITADEYRHGQASDPTWTGMADLELTEEQVVSLYSGEELEVEEADNLPCHTGLVIHSPRGSALARVNPDKSIKLVRGDRDAFGLRGRSAEQRVALDILMDEQIGIVSLGGRAGTGKSALALCAGLEATMERNRHKKVVVFRPLYAVGGQELGYLPGSESEKMSPWAQAVFDTLGAVVHANVVEEVMARGMLEVLPLTHIRGRSLHDAFVIVDEAQSLERNVLLTVLSRIGQNSRVVLTHDVAQRDNLRVGRHDGVTAVIEALKGHPIFAHVTLTRSERSPIAEVVTDLLEEIPL, encoded by the coding sequence GTGACATCTCGCCGTACCGATGCCGGGGTCGACCAGAACCCGGCCGAAAAAGTCTCCAGCAGCCGTGCCTCGACGGGTCGCCGTAGGACCCGGGACAGGCATGCCGACGCGGAACCCGCCACTGCCGGCAGGGTCTTCGTTCTGGACACTTCGGTCCTGCTGTCCGACCCGGCGGCTTTCCGCCGGTTCACCGACCACGAGGTGGTCGTGCCTCTCGTGGTCATCTCCGAGCTGGAGGGCAAACGTCACCACCCCGAGCTGGGCTGGTTCGCCCGGCAGTCGCTGCGGATGCTGGACGAGCTGCGGATCAAGTTCGGCCGTCTGGACCAGCCGGTGCTCTGCAACGACGAGGGCGGCACACTGCGGGTGGAGCTGAACCACGCTGATCAGAGCGCGCTCCCGCAGGGTTTCCGCAACGATTCGAACGACACCCGCATCCTCTCGGTGGCCCTGGGGCTCGCCGCTGAGGGCCGCGAGGTGACTCTGGTCAGCAAGGACATGCCGCTGCGGGTGAAGGCCGCCTCGGTCGGCATCACCGCCGACGAGTACCGGCACGGCCAGGCCAGCGACCCCACCTGGACCGGGATGGCCGATCTGGAGCTGACCGAGGAGCAGGTGGTCTCGCTCTACTCCGGCGAGGAGCTGGAGGTGGAGGAGGCGGACAATCTGCCCTGCCACACCGGCCTGGTGATCCACTCGCCGCGCGGTTCGGCGCTGGCCCGGGTCAATCCGGACAAGTCGATCAAGCTGGTCCGTGGCGACCGGGACGCGTTCGGGCTGCGGGGCCGCTCGGCGGAGCAGCGGGTGGCACTGGACATCCTGATGGACGAGCAGATCGGCATCGTGTCGCTGGGCGGTCGGGCCGGCACCGGAAAATCGGCGCTGGCGCTGTGCGCGGGGCTGGAGGCGACGATGGAGCGCAACCGCCACAAGAAGGTGGTGGTGTTCCGTCCGCTCTACGCGGTCGGCGGCCAGGAGCTCGGCTATCTGCCCGGCAGCGAGTCGGAGAAGATGTCGCCCTGGGCGCAGGCGGTCTTCGACACCCTGGGTGCGGTGGTGCACGCCAACGTGGTCGAGGAGGTGATGGCCCGCGGCATGCTGGAGGTGCTGCCGCTGACCCACATCCGGGGCCGGAGCCTGCACGACGCGTTCGTGATCGTCGACGAGGCGCAGTCGCTGGAGCGCAACGTGCTGCTGACCGTGCTGTCCCGGATCGGGCAGAACTCGCGAGTGGTGCTGACCCACGACGTCGCCCAGCGGGACAACCTGCGGGTCGGTCGGCATGACGGCGTCACCGCGGTGATCGAGGCGTTGAAGGGCCACCCGATTTTCGCGCACGTAACCCTCACGAGGTCGGAACGTTCGCCGATTGCCGAGGTGGTGACCGACCTGCTGGAGGAAATCCCGCTCTAA
- a CDS encoding aggregation-promoting factor C-terminal-like domain-containing protein, with protein sequence MKRLWSRMGVRAASVGLLVLGLTGGVYLGQNRDDQQQSAQAQLVLQANEDEMRLLKARQADHAAARAHRVVAEEAAAAKAATEVQSAASKARKLEKEVIEAKEAEEAKKAEEASGPVAYTGEIPSSCNEYSGSRKIGCALMLEDGFGLDQFPCLDKLWKKESGWNYKALNSGSGAYGIPQALPGDKMASEGSDWKTNPATQIKWGLGYIKGRYDTPCGAWSHSQNVGWY encoded by the coding sequence GTGAAGCGGCTCTGGAGCCGGATGGGTGTCCGTGCGGCCTCGGTCGGTCTTCTCGTACTCGGTCTCACCGGTGGTGTGTACCTGGGCCAGAACCGTGACGACCAGCAGCAGAGCGCTCAGGCGCAGCTGGTCCTGCAGGCCAATGAGGACGAGATGCGGCTGTTGAAGGCGCGTCAGGCCGACCACGCCGCGGCCCGTGCGCACCGCGTGGTCGCCGAGGAGGCCGCCGCCGCGAAGGCCGCCACCGAGGTCCAGTCCGCCGCCTCCAAGGCGCGCAAGCTGGAGAAAGAGGTCATCGAGGCCAAGGAGGCCGAAGAGGCCAAGAAGGCTGAGGAGGCCTCCGGCCCGGTCGCCTACACCGGGGAGATCCCGTCGTCCTGCAACGAGTACAGCGGCAGCCGCAAGATCGGGTGCGCGCTGATGCTGGAGGACGGCTTCGGGCTCGACCAGTTCCCGTGCCTGGACAAGCTGTGGAAGAAGGAGAGTGGCTGGAACTACAAGGCCCTCAACAGCGGCTCCGGGGCGTATGGGATCCCGCAGGCTCTGCCCGGCGACAAGATGGCGTCGGAGGGCTCGGACTGGAAGACGAACCCGGCCACCCAGATCAAGTGGGGCCTGGGCTACATCAAGGGCCGCTACGACACTCCGTGTGGTGCGTGGAGCCACTCGCAGAACGTCGGCTGGTACTGA
- a CDS encoding S1 family peptidase, whose product MVRKAAFCLLVCALTATDRPARADSGRPPVREVVGGKVAGDGRFPWAVRLSMGCGGALTAPRVVLTAGHCVGPTGPNDKITVTAGATDLQSRSAITVKSVAVYRSPDFVTETSGDDWAVVRLERELSLPTLPLTPDDVDRGRFTVMGWGQTRESSPQQERRLHYATVPTIPDEECAKAYRKAGVELVRDESICAGRRGVDTCQGDSGGPMVRRDRLGRWVQVGIVSWGLGCARDGYFGVYLQIAKFRSDIQAAARKLS is encoded by the coding sequence ATGGTCCGGAAAGCGGCATTCTGCCTTCTGGTTTGTGCCCTCACCGCCACTGATCGTCCCGCCCGGGCGGATTCCGGGCGACCGCCGGTACGCGAAGTCGTCGGCGGCAAGGTCGCCGGCGACGGCCGGTTCCCCTGGGCGGTCCGGCTGTCGATGGGCTGCGGCGGCGCGCTGACCGCACCCCGGGTCGTCCTCACCGCCGGGCACTGCGTCGGACCGACCGGCCCCAACGACAAGATCACTGTCACCGCCGGCGCCACCGACCTCCAGTCGAGGTCCGCGATCACCGTCAAATCGGTGGCGGTCTACCGCTCCCCGGACTTCGTCACCGAGACCAGCGGCGACGACTGGGCGGTGGTCCGCCTGGAGCGCGAGCTGAGCCTGCCCACCCTGCCGCTGACCCCCGACGACGTCGACCGGGGCCGGTTCACCGTGATGGGCTGGGGGCAGACCCGCGAATCGTCGCCCCAGCAGGAGCGCCGGCTGCACTACGCGACGGTGCCGACCATCCCGGACGAGGAGTGCGCCAAGGCGTACCGCAAAGCCGGTGTGGAACTGGTCCGCGACGAATCGATCTGCGCCGGCCGCCGCGGAGTCGACACCTGCCAGGGCGACTCCGGCGGGCCGATGGTCCGCCGCGACCGGCTCGGCCGTTGGGTGCAGGTCGGCATCGTCAGCTGGGGACTCGGCTGCGCCCGCGACGGCTATTTCGGCGTCTACCTGCAGATCGCCAAATTCCGGTCCGACATCCAGGCGGCCGCCCGCAAGCTGAGCTGA
- a CDS encoding rhomboid family intramembrane serine protease, whose product MGYEWATAARSDEAARFGTEAFYASLGRAFVTMCAVVPALFLIEAIDIALGPGTLDLAGGIIPRSAEGIDGILFSPFLHDGWEHLYGNAVPLILLGTFVLAGGARRFIWSTVVIMAVAGVGVWFIGDPNTVVVGASGVIFGYLGLLLTRGLVERSWWHFAVAGFIGLLYWYQLFNVLPTDQRISWQGHLLGLLGGVVAAVVFRRR is encoded by the coding sequence ATGGGCTACGAATGGGCGACCGCCGCACGCTCGGACGAGGCGGCACGGTTCGGTACCGAGGCTTTCTACGCGTCGCTGGGTCGCGCGTTCGTGACGATGTGCGCCGTGGTTCCGGCCCTGTTCCTGATCGAGGCGATCGACATCGCTCTCGGCCCGGGGACTCTCGATCTGGCCGGCGGCATCATCCCCCGCTCGGCCGAGGGCATCGACGGCATCCTGTTCAGCCCGTTCCTGCACGACGGATGGGAGCATCTCTACGGCAACGCGGTCCCGCTCATCCTGCTCGGCACGTTCGTCCTGGCCGGTGGGGCACGCCGGTTCATCTGGTCGACCGTGGTGATCATGGCGGTGGCCGGCGTCGGTGTCTGGTTCATCGGTGACCCGAACACGGTGGTGGTCGGGGCCAGCGGCGTCATCTTCGGCTATCTCGGGCTGCTGCTGACCCGTGGCCTCGTCGAACGCAGCTGGTGGCACTTCGCGGTCGCCGGGTTCATCGGGTTGCTCTACTGGTATCAGCTGTTCAACGTGCTACCCACCGACCAGCGGATCTCCTGGCAGGGGCATCTGCTGGGCCTGCTCGGCGGGGTGGTCGCCGCGGTGGTCTTCCGGCGTCGCTGA
- the glpX gene encoding class II fructose-bisphosphatase translates to MPGSEASTAPQRREEAAVPARVPQDLDRNIALDLVRVTEAAAMAAGRWVGRGDKNGGDGAAVDAMRKLINSIQMRGVVVIGEGEKDEAPMLFNGEQVGDGTGPEVDVAVDPIDGTTLMSKGMPGSIAVLAVAERGAMFDPSAVFYMDKIAVGPDCADVVDIDAGVKENLRRIAKAKRSSVSDVTVCILDRPRHAKLVEEVRQAGANIKFISDGDIAGAISAARLESDVDVLMGIGGTPEGITAACALKCLGGTIQAKLWPLDDAEREKAIAAGHDLDRVLSTDDLVTGDNCFFVATGVTSGDLLKGVRYRAGGAHTQSIVMRSKSGTIRVIDSYHRLEKLALYSAVDFDGHLPTVPLS, encoded by the coding sequence ATGCCAGGATCGGAGGCATCCACTGCCCCGCAACGTCGCGAGGAGGCCGCCGTGCCCGCCCGAGTCCCTCAGGATCTCGACCGCAACATCGCCCTCGACCTCGTCCGCGTGACCGAAGCCGCCGCCATGGCCGCCGGTCGCTGGGTCGGCCGAGGTGACAAGAACGGCGGTGACGGTGCCGCCGTCGACGCCATGCGCAAACTCATCAACTCGATCCAGATGCGCGGCGTCGTCGTCATCGGTGAGGGTGAGAAGGATGAAGCGCCGATGCTCTTCAACGGGGAGCAGGTCGGTGACGGCACCGGCCCGGAGGTGGACGTCGCGGTCGACCCGATCGACGGCACCACCCTGATGAGTAAGGGCATGCCCGGGTCGATCGCGGTGCTCGCGGTCGCCGAGCGGGGTGCCATGTTCGACCCGAGTGCGGTCTTCTACATGGACAAGATCGCGGTCGGCCCGGATTGTGCGGATGTCGTCGACATCGACGCCGGGGTGAAGGAGAACCTGCGCCGCATCGCGAAGGCGAAACGGTCCAGTGTCTCCGATGTCACGGTGTGCATTCTGGACCGTCCGCGGCACGCGAAGCTGGTCGAGGAGGTGCGGCAGGCCGGCGCCAACATCAAGTTCATCTCCGACGGTGACATCGCGGGTGCCATCTCGGCGGCCCGGCTGGAGTCCGACGTCGACGTTCTGATGGGCATCGGTGGCACGCCGGAGGGCATCACCGCGGCTTGTGCCCTGAAATGTCTCGGCGGCACGATTCAGGCGAAACTGTGGCCGCTCGACGACGCCGAGCGGGAGAAGGCGATCGCCGCCGGCCACGACCTGGATCGGGTGCTCAGCACCGACGACCTGGTCACCGGCGACAACTGCTTCTTCGTCGCGACCGGCGTGACCAGCGGTGACCTGCTCAAGGGGGTGCGTTACCGGGCGGGCGGCGCGCACACCCAGTCGATCGTGATGCGGTCCAAGAGCGGCACGATCCGGGTCATCGACTCCTACCACCGCCTGGAGAAGCTGGCCCTCTACTCGGCTGTCGACTTCGACGGCCATCTGCCGACGGTTCCGCTGTCCTGA